Within the Candidatus Reidiella endopervernicosa genome, the region ATACCCTCCGCAGTCGGTGGTGTTGAGGTCTTTGATGAGTGGTATGTCCAGATTCGCCTGATGGCAAAAGGGTTGTGGGGTTTTGCCCTTAGGGATGTGGTCTATATCGGTGAGCGGGATACAAAAATACTCTCAATGCTTGATACCAAGAGATATATGGCAAGCATCTATCTGACCATAAGAAAGAATATGGGTCTGTTGCTGTTGGTGTCCCGGGCAAGGTCTGCGTTCAAAAGAGAGTGGCGAAAAGGGTGGGGTTATAAGTCGAAGCTAAACCCAGGGTGGATTGTCGATAAAATTCAGGCAGCGGCGATCAGGCGCTTTGGATTTGGTGATGTATCGGCATCTCTGGGTGGCAGGGGGGTGGTTCTGGCAATGCTGTTTCCGGAGAGGTTCATCACCCGGATGCTGACGACGCATACCAATATATCGCTTGCTGAAATTCACTGTGAATTTTATACCAAGCCAAATCTCGACTGGTCGCCGACCGTTGATCGGCCTGCTGGGTCAAACTCAGTTCTCTTTGCACAGAGCAACTGGACGATAGGTGGAGCTGAACGGGTATTGCTCACCTGGATGAAAGCGGCCCGTCCCCACGTGGCGGGTAGGATTATCGACGTTTGTGGACGAGAGACCCGGCACGGCTCAGGTGATGGGCGTGAAGAGGGAAATGTCTACTACGAACAGGATGTCAGGGATGAGTTTGCCGGGTTGTGTGATGTTCAGTTCAGTCTCGAAGGGATGGGTGAGACTCCGTTGCAACGCATGAGGATCTGCTGGGATCTTATCTGCAGGGAGAGGCCGGCGCTGATTTTTATCTCAGGAAATGCCTATCTCTATGCGCTGTTACCGCTGATCAGAAAGTGGTTCCCAGAGATTGTGGTCGTCGATATCCTCCACAACGAGTGGTACAACCACAGGGACTGGTTCAACATTTCGTCGGAGTATTCTCGTTACATCGACCAGCGAGTGACGATCTCGGAGTATTGGCGTTCCGTTTTGGTAGACAAGTATGGTGAGAGCAGGGATCGTGCCTCGGTCTTTCTCAATTCCATCGATCTACAGCGTTTCGATCCAGACCGCTATAGCGATAGCACTTTCCTCCTTGAAGACTCCGAATCCGACCGTAAGGTGATCGCGTTTATCGGACGTCTGCATGAGCAGAAGCGACCAGGTGTCTTTTTCGAATTGGCGAAGCAGTTTGCGACTGTTGAGGGATACCGTTTTGTGGTCGTTGGCGATGGGCCTGAAATGAGTGCTCTACAGGAGCGTTACAGTGCACTGTCGAATCTGATCTGCTTAGGTCCCAGCGACGATATTCCCAGGATATTGGCGTCAGTTGATCTGGTTGTCTTCTCCTCTCAGTTTGAGGGCTACCCACTCACCTCGCTCGAAGCCTCTGCGATGAAGGTGCCGTTTATCGCACCCGATATTGTCGGTTTCAGAGAGCAGGTTGAAGATGGCGATGGAGGGTTGCTCTATCGTGCGAGCGCAGACGACTCTCGCGATGCAGAGCATATCAAACAGCTCATAGAGCAGAGATGGGATGAGCTGATGGCTATGGGTGAGCGAGGGCGTGCCTATGTGGAGGCAAGCCATTCATCCAGTCTGCTCGAGCCGAAGTATGGTGAGTTTCTTGCGGAGCTGATGCGTGAGACTGGCTCTGAGCGGCAGAGATTGCCGAATGCCGATGGTAGAAAAGGCTGTTTTACATATTGGTATGCCGAAGACGGGCTCTACATCGATCCAATATTTCATGGACGTGAATCGATCACGTCTGATGCGCCAGGGGATTCTCTATCCCAGCCACCACATGTTCGGGCATGCCCACCACCCCTTTGCGTGGGTTTGTATGAAAGATGGCACCAAGCTGAGTAGGCAGGCTACCGAGAATATTGAGAAGAATTATAAGTCATTGTCTGGACTTGAGTCTGATTTGAGAGTGCTGCTCGAAAAAGCACAGGCATCCAACAGCGACTCGCCGGGAGTCGCTATTTTGCGAAGCTTGTTTTGGGCATCCAAGCCCAGCAAGCGGCAAAACTTAACGCGACCGTTTATGCCTACGGCGCCCCGACGTCCTGCGTACGTTGCGTAATCACCTCTTCGCGGCTCTACACAACTCCCTCAGTGACTCTACGCCGACATAAAGCCGCTGCTGCATCTTCTTCGTCGTTCGCTCGCGCTCTCAACTACGAATATGCAGACGGCGTCGACTATCGCGGACTAACCGCCCTCACTTCGCTCTCCATGGCGGTCAGCGGTTGTCGTGAGCGGCGAGGCGTTTATCCGTAGCGATCCGAATAAGGTTAAGGCCCTCTTCTCCGGATTTGATGTGACGGTGATAGTCTTTCTTCGCCGACAGGATCTCTACATGGAGTCGTCGTATAACCAGAACAAGAAGATGAGACCGTCTCAGGTAGAGCTGGACGTGCTTCTATCTAGAACAAATTCGGTGCTCGACTACGCGACTCTTCTCGATGGCTGGTCTGCCTGTTTTGGCGAAGAGAATATTGTCGTGACCCCGTTCGAACGAAGTAGCTTTGGCGATGGTCTGGAGCGTTATCTCCTTAGTCTGTTGGGCGTGGAGTGGAGTCGGTCATATAAAACCGAGCTGAAGAATCCAGGGCTCAATCGTGATTGCCTCGCCTTTGTTTCTGAGCACTTTCTGCCGGAAGAGGTGGGGGCTCGGGAGAGAGGCAGGGTGATTGAGATGCTGGCCCAATACTCCAGCGAGCACTCAGATGGCAAGAGCCTGAAATATAATCTGCCGCCCTCCAAGCGTCTGGAAATCATCGAGAAGTACAGCGCTATCAACCGTGAGGTGGCACAGCGCTATCTTGGTAGAGAGGATGGACGTCTGTTTCTCGATCCACTGCCTTCGTTAGAAGATGAGTGGCAGCCCTATAGCGGACTCAGTGATGAGCGTCGGGACGAAATTATTCGCTATTTGGTGGGGCGGGTATCCGTGTGAAAAGTCATTCCGAGAGCGCCTCGGCACCGCGGAGCGAGTAGTGAGCAATGGAAAGACGCTCTATCTACACATTGGGCTGCACAAAACAGGAACCTCCTATTTGCAGAGCTTCCTGGCGGCGAATGCAGAACTGCTGCTGGATGCCGGTCTTCTGGTGCCGGGTTTCGATGGGTGTAGTGCACACCATCTGTTTGCCAGTGTCTGTTTCGACGGGAACGATGAGGCGAAGCGTTTTCCGTTGCAGTTGCGGGGGCAGTTCTCTGAACGCTCAGAGTGGCTCGCCGCGATGGAGGCAGAGCGGGACTCTCTGTTGGAGAGTGGTGCTGACAAGATTGTGATGAGCAGTGAACGGTTTTCGAACAATGACCCCGAACGGCTGAGTACCTTTTTCGCCGGTTTTGATGTCAAGATAGTTGTCTTTCTTAGGCGACAGGACCGTCTTCTCGAGGCGCGGGTCAATCAGTTGAAAAAGGTGGGAAGGCTTACGGACGAGAGGATGGCTCGGCTCTTTGAACGGGCTGACCGGAACTACTATCGTATTCTGTCGAAATGGAGTCGTGTCTTCGGTAAGGATAATGTCATCGTCCAGCCCTATGAGAGATCGCTCTTCGGTGATGGACTCGAGAGTCGCTTTCTCGACTTGATCGGTGTCGAGTGGAGCGATGGATTCGAGCCTGTTGAGAGCATCAACAGAAGTTTGTCCAGGGATTGTCTCGCTTTTCTCGAGAAACACTCTCGGCAGGTCGTGCCGACACAGGCGCTGCGTCGAATCCTTGAGGAGTACACGGGGGCTCATCCGGACGAGGTGGCCATCAGAGACCACTTTTCTCCCTCGGACCACCTTGCGATATTGAATGGTTGCCGTGAGAGCAATGCCATGGTTGCCAAAGAGTATCTTGGCCGTGATGATGGCGTGCTCTTCTCTGAGCTAGATCCGAATCCTGCTGCACCCTGGACCCAATACTCAGGCTTGAGTGGTGAGGCCGAGATGCGTCTGATCAGCTATATCCGAGAGGCCGGTTATGAGTTGCCGGATGATCTTGGCGATGGCGGGGTGGAGGGTCGTCTGGTGGAATCATCCCATGGCTGATTCGATCAAGGACGTATATGTTTGTTGTTGAGGTCTCATCGACAGCGAGGGGCAGTGTCCGCTACATCGCGGGTAAGCTGTGCCAGCGCTTTTCACGGCGAGGGGGGGTGCGGTGCCGTCTGATGGCGCCGGTCAGGGGGCGCTTCGATCTCAAGGTGGCCCTCAGATTGCTGTGGAACAGGAGAGAGATCTCACTGGTGCATACGCATCTGGGACGGGCGTCATCGCTGGTGGGGTGGTTGTTTAAGAATAGTGATGTGATGACGGTGGCAACGTTGCATGGGATGCAGAAGCTGCGGCACTACAAAAATATCAAACACTTCGTGGCGGTATCAGAGGCGGTCAGACGTCACTACGTGGCTCAAGGACTCGATGACGAGAAGATCACGATCATTCCCAACGGCTATGAGGAGATGATCGATCGATACACAGGCTCTGGTCTCAGACGCGAGCTGGCGCTACCTGCTGGAGCGCCACGTGGCGGGTTGGCAACGGCACTCGAGCGGCTCTGTGGCGATACCGAGCTGCGATCAAGGATGGGAGCGCACGCCAAAGCGTCGGTAACCGGGATGGAGTGGGGTACGATTGAACAGCGCTATATGAGTCTGTTCGAAACGCTGCTCGCTGAGCAGGGGGAGCCTCCGACGGTCGATCGGGACGACTGATGGAGTGATTGTAATATGGAGTCGGTGAAGCGGTGGTTGATCGATAATGGTGGCTGGTTGCTGGTGGCTTCGGTCGTGGTGCTGCTAACGACGCGCCGACTCTATAATCTTCCGCTGCTGGTCCTCGCGCTGACCGCCCTCTATCTACTGGCACGGCAGTGGCGCACGATCATCGCACGCAGTGAGATGCGCCTGCTGTTACTGCTCTTTGCCTTGCTATGGATGCCGATGGTGCTCGCGCTGACGGGGGCGGTCAGTCTGGAGCGCAGCTTGAGTACGGTAGTGCCCTATCCCCGCTTTCTGCTGGGAGGCATCACGCTGCTCTGGTTGCTGAATGGTCGGATGGCAAGAGAGAGATTGCATGTCGCGGTTGTGGCACTTCTCTCTTTATGGTCGATCGATGCGATGTGGCAGTACCTCTCGGGTCACAATATTCTCGGCTATCCTTACAACGGTGAGCGCCTCAACGGCTTCTTCTATCCCGATTTCAGGTTGGGGCCGGAGTTGGCTGTGTTTCTGCCGGTCTACCTTCGCTGACCGCCATGGATAGCGAAGCGAAGGCGGTTAGTCCGCGATAGTCGACGCCGTCTGCATATTCGTAGTTGAGAGCGCGAGCGAACGACGGAGAAGATGCAGCAGCGGCTTATGTCGGCGTAGAGTCACTGAGGGAGTTGTGTAGAGCCGCGAAGAGGTGATTACGCAACGAACGCAGGACGGTCGGGGCGCCGTAGGCATAAATGGTCGCGTTAAGTTTTGCTGTTTGCTTGGGCTTGGATGCCCAAAACAAACTTTCGCAAAATAGCGACTCCCCGAGAGGGTTGAGACGGTGGGGTAGGAGACACTGGTGGCTCTGGTTGTTGCTTATCCCCTATCTCAGCGCAATTTTTCTCAGTGGTACCCGTTCGGCCTGGGTGCTGTTGGCCGTCGGTCTGCTGCTCTACCTCTGGTATCTGGGACGCCTCGGTTATCTCAAGAGGGTGAAGGCGGTAGTGTGGGGCGCGTTGGCGATCGGTGTGGTGTCGCTGGTGCTCTTCGCCTCAACAGATGAGGCCGTTAGAGAGCGGCTGCAGAAAAGTGCTGGTCTGTTCAGTACCGATATCGAATCTATAGACAACGCGACGGCGCAGCGGGTCTCTATCTGGCAGGTTGCGATGCTGATGGTGGAGGACCATTGGCTGACGGGCGTTGGGCCACGAGGCTTTCGCTATGTATTTATGGATTATGCGCCCGAGGACAACTATTGGAAGAACCTGAGGCGGCCACTTGCACCCAATCAACCCCATCTGGTCGGGTTGGAGGTGCTGGTCGAAACAGGTGTGGTTGGTATCGTTGGTTTTCTGGCGTTTTTTTGGGTGTTGATCACCTATGCAGCCAAGAGGACTAGTGGTTTCAGAAGTGATGCAGTCCCATGGCTGATAGCAGCGCTAGTAGCCCTATTCCCCCTGAATACATACCTTGCGCTCTATGCCAGTTATTGGTCCTCGCTCTCTTGGTGGTTGCTGCTGGTGGCCTTGGCGATGATGAGTGGTGGGGATGGC harbors:
- a CDS encoding glycosyltransferase family 4 protein; protein product: MMKEEFELSAGAEVLVVIPVSDSVPRLLTTTLGSLTGQSLDAGDYQILIVENGPQSSEMQGLLSSISDDENYKGYAIDQLSLHEPLGALQAKRIGAESRVSKLLLFLDPGDQIESTYLEKSVLALNNCEGAGWVAPVKQELLPLMRLVQPKSFSSFRALSKPVLSPGHLYRSQQWLKASRKIPSAVGGVEVFDEWYVQIRLMAKGLWGFALRDVVYIGERDTKILSMLDTKRYMASIYLTIRKNMGLLLLVSRARSAFKREWRKGWGYKSKLNPGWIVDKIQAAAIRRFGFGDVSASLGGRGVVLAMLFPERFITRMLTTHTNISLAEIHCEFYTKPNLDWSPTVDRPAGSNSVLFAQSNWTIGGAERVLLTWMKAARPHVAGRIIDVCGRETRHGSGDGREEGNVYYEQDVRDEFAGLCDVQFSLEGMGETPLQRMRICWDLICRERPALIFISGNAYLYALLPLIRKWFPEIVVVDILHNEWYNHRDWFNISSEYSRYIDQRVTISEYWRSVLVDKYGESRDRASVFLNSIDLQRFDPDRYSDSTFLLEDSESDRKVIAFIGRLHEQKRPGVFFELAKQFATVEGYRFVVVGDGPEMSALQERYSALSNLICLGPSDDIPRILASVDLVVFSSQFEGYPLTSLEASAMKVPFIAPDIVGFREQVEDGDGGLLYRASADDSRDAEHIKQLIEQRWDELMAMGERGRAYVEASHSSSLLEPKYGEFLAELMRETGSERQRLPNADGRKGCFTYWYAEDGLYIDPIFHGRESITSDAPGDSLSQPPHVRACPPPLCVGLYERWHQAE
- a CDS encoding glycosyltransferase family 4 protein; the encoded protein is MFVVEVSSTARGSVRYIAGKLCQRFSRRGGVRCRLMAPVRGRFDLKVALRLLWNRREISLVHTHLGRASSLVGWLFKNSDVMTVATLHGMQKLRHYKNIKHFVAVSEAVRRHYVAQGLDDEKITIIPNGYEEMIDRYTGSGLRRELALPAGAPRGGLATALERLCGDTELRSRMGAHAKASVTGMEWGTIEQRYMSLFETLLAEQGEPPTVDRDD
- a CDS encoding O-antigen ligase family protein: MLLIPYLSAIFLSGTRSAWVLLAVGLLLYLWYLGRLGYLKRVKAVVWGALAIGVVSLVLFASTDEAVRERLQKSAGLFSTDIESIDNATAQRVSIWQVAMLMVEDHWLTGVGPRGFRYVFMDYAPEDNYWKNLRRPLAPNQPHLVGLEVLVETGVVGIVGFLAFFWVLITYAAKRTSGFRSDAVPWLIAALVALFPLNTYLALYASYWSSLSWWLLLVALAMMSGGDGDERDNAD